A single region of the Acidobacteriota bacterium genome encodes:
- a CDS encoding patatin-like phospholipase family protein yields the protein MTTDVAEQAAGKGKPRVALVLGGGGLKPLSAIPLLRFLDAHAIRPSLLVGCSGGAGTLAMWASGYSHEEMAGFFRDKLRPSLFLRDWKSVAATFGLCKADFGHSFSFFKTAPIFRLFRGMYGERRLEALNVPLVLQATDYETGEGVELERGDLVDAVYASSAVYPFFHPIRLDGRLLFDGLYSAPLPVLAAVRRGADVVIAVDFMEKMQPNPRSFYEAMVHVNKVFTKTIVESQMAFSIDMHHHEIIYVKVRFDKYIQLWDVGTYDLILAAGQRAVEEFGPEILAVCTDGQGPRAND from the coding sequence ATGACCACTGACGTTGCAGAACAAGCGGCGGGAAAGGGGAAACCCCGGGTGGCCCTGGTGCTTGGGGGCGGCGGTCTCAAACCGCTGTCGGCCATCCCCCTGCTGCGCTTCCTGGACGCGCACGCCATCCGCCCCTCCCTGCTGGTCGGCTGCAGCGGGGGGGCCGGGACCCTCGCCATGTGGGCCTCCGGCTACTCCCACGAGGAAATGGCCGGCTTTTTCCGGGACAAACTGCGCCCGTCGCTGTTCCTGCGGGACTGGAAAAGCGTTGCCGCCACCTTCGGGCTGTGCAAGGCGGATTTTGGCCACAGTTTCTCCTTCTTCAAGACCGCCCCGATCTTCCGCCTCTTCCGGGGAATGTACGGGGAGCGGCGGCTCGAGGCACTGAACGTTCCCCTGGTCCTCCAGGCCACGGACTACGAAACCGGGGAGGGCGTCGAGCTGGAGCGCGGGGACCTGGTGGACGCGGTGTATGCCTCCAGCGCGGTGTACCCGTTCTTCCACCCCATCCGCCTGGACGGGCGGTTGCTCTTCGACGGGCTCTACTCGGCCCCGCTCCCGGTGCTCGCCGCCGTCCGCCGCGGGGCCGACGTGGTGATCGCCGTGGACTTCATGGAGAAGATGCAGCCCAACCCCAGGAGCTTCTACGAGGCCATGGTGCACGTCAACAAGGTGTTCACCAAGACCATCGTGGAGAGCCAGATGGCCTTCTCCATCGACATGCACCACCACGAGATCATCTACGTGAAGGTCCGTTTCGACAAGTACATCCAGCTCTGGGACGTGGGGACCTACGACCTGATCCTCGCCGCGGGGCAGCGGGCCGTGGAGGAGTTCGGCCCGGAGATCCTGGCGGTCTGCACGGACGGCCAGGGCCCCCGGGCGAACGACTGA
- a CDS encoding right-handed parallel beta-helix repeat-containing protein codes for MNQPSPRSRPSRRRAIPPAGRRFPAVLPAFLLALLVAPPCIAAVVCVDDDNATGVADGSALHPYPTLQAAVDAASAGDEIRAAAGAYARVEVRSKALRLRGGYAGGSASDYASGAGGDFATRDPLTRVSHVQGDGAHATVSLQVTDNDPSSLAGTVVDGFRITGGTHGISCGPDGWPDPVGVTLSGNRVENNGTADGSAGNRGGGIWATGHQIHIVNNVIRDNVAGRAGGLFAAASLEGGTGTMLIEENLIRDNRGYGDHGGGVCLAAGVVTFRNNVVDGNRVMESYGWGGGLLTYAEEAHLSGNVFRNNFAPSYGGAVFVDEGGKAWLDHELYYGNTTSSSDKGGAALAVDSGPGPSHAWLDHCTFALNTAPGALGGNAVFVDNDSHVTVKNCIFWGNSTGDVYVREGSTLQAAYTLSLGGLPGAGNITADPLFADPAAGDFHLKSAGGRWDPSAGGGAGGWVADALTSPALDAADPASPWAEEPSPNGGRANLGCYGNTAQASRTPGGASPFDLNRDGLVNAADLALLGAWFAGSLPQLPCGIACADVDGSGSADAADLVALARAVVKTGA; via the coding sequence ATGAACCAGCCTTCACCCCGGTCCCGACCGTCGCGCCGTCGGGCAATCCCCCCGGCCGGGCGGCGATTCCCGGCGGTCCTCCCCGCCTTCCTCCTCGCCCTTCTCGTCGCCCCGCCCTGCATCGCGGCGGTGGTCTGCGTTGACGACGACAACGCCACCGGCGTCGCCGACGGGAGCGCCCTGCACCCTTACCCGACCCTCCAGGCCGCCGTGGACGCCGCGTCCGCGGGGGACGAGATCCGGGCGGCGGCGGGCGCCTACGCCCGGGTCGAGGTGCGGAGCAAGGCGCTGCGGCTGCGGGGGGGCTACGCCGGCGGTTCGGCGTCGGACTACGCGTCGGGCGCCGGCGGGGACTTCGCCACGCGGGACCCGCTCACCCGGGTCTCCCACGTCCAAGGCGACGGGGCCCATGCCACCGTGTCGCTGCAGGTGACGGACAACGACCCTTCAAGCCTGGCCGGGACCGTCGTGGACGGCTTCCGGATCACCGGGGGGACGCACGGGATCAGCTGCGGCCCCGACGGTTGGCCGGACCCCGTCGGGGTGACCCTCTCCGGCAACCGGGTGGAGAACAACGGCACGGCGGACGGGAGCGCGGGAAACCGCGGCGGGGGAATCTGGGCCACGGGGCACCAGATCCACATCGTGAACAACGTGATCCGGGACAACGTGGCCGGGCGGGCCGGCGGGCTCTTCGCGGCCGCGTCCCTCGAGGGCGGCACCGGGACCATGCTGATCGAGGAGAACCTGATCCGGGACAACCGCGGCTACGGCGACCACGGCGGGGGCGTTTGCCTGGCGGCCGGGGTCGTCACCTTCCGCAACAACGTGGTGGACGGCAACCGGGTGATGGAGAGCTACGGCTGGGGCGGGGGCCTGCTCACCTACGCCGAGGAAGCCCACCTCTCCGGCAACGTCTTCCGCAACAACTTCGCCCCCAGCTACGGCGGGGCCGTCTTCGTGGACGAGGGGGGGAAAGCCTGGCTCGACCACGAGCTGTACTACGGCAACACCACGTCCAGCAGCGACAAGGGGGGGGCCGCGCTGGCGGTGGACTCCGGCCCCGGGCCCTCCCACGCCTGGCTGGACCACTGCACCTTCGCCCTCAACACGGCCCCGGGCGCCCTGGGCGGGAACGCCGTCTTCGTGGACAACGACTCCCACGTCACCGTGAAGAACTGCATTTTCTGGGGGAACAGCACGGGCGACGTCTACGTCCGGGAAGGGTCCACCCTGCAGGCCGCCTACACCCTGTCCCTCGGGGGCCTGCCGGGGGCGGGCAATATCACCGCCGACCCGCTGTTCGCGGACCCCGCCGCCGGCGACTTCCACCTGAAATCGGCCGGCGGGCGCTGGGACCCGTCCGCGGGCGGCGGGGCCGGCGGCTGGGTCGCGGACGCCCTCACCAGCCCCGCCCTCGATGCCGCCGACCCGGCCTCGCCCTGGGCGGAGGAACCGTCACCCAACGGCGGCCGGGCCAACCTGGGCTGTTACGGCAACACGGCCCAGGCCAGCCGGACCCCCGGCGGGGCGTCCCCCTTCGACCTGAACCGGGACGGGCTGGTGAACGCGGCGGACCTGGCCCTCCTGGGCGCCTGGTTCGCCGGGAGCCTGCCCCAACTTCCCTGCGGGATCGCCTGCGCCGACGTCGATGGCAGCGGTTCGGCCGACGCCGCGGACCTCGTCGCCCTTGCCCGGGCGGTGGTGAAAACGGGCGCCTGA
- a CDS encoding polysaccharide pyruvyl transferase family protein, with protein MRWIERFLIGHLRRQLLRIERTGGAASGPGREPPPLRFFLFGFSGVRNAGADARMEEAVRQVLHLFGRENTEVVSLLSTRKPGGMFTRSGIELTRGYFEGSRRVTADCRMDRFILKMACTHHVNMVVEGAVFKSNLSNVLTLAFAGLLGAADRAGSLSLAWGVEAGRMDPEIASFVQWACPKSHLIVRNSSSMDILTKLGLNPVLGTDCAWTFHPRPPSFGENVLRKAGWDGSTPVLAVCPVNPYWVPSSSSPGKWVVNALTGRYRYAHRGGMTFHRTGADVEAKHRRYLDAIAGAVRAHRQAHPCFPVLVGTSLIDDRSCRMLSERLGAAPVFSAEAYDMFETVSLLRCASRIVTSRFHAGVLAMPQGVPFAAVTLDERLRNLLAGFGREDLAIDCGDVDLEEKLVVRLRSLVDDGEPLRAAQRDHVREQLREMGRMGQYLARVVKERWPSFPMPARGEAWEEYLPLTDPVLRRLLEESAGSPPPPPSPPRA; from the coding sequence ATGAGATGGATCGAACGTTTTTTGATTGGGCATCTTCGGCGGCAACTTCTCCGAATCGAGCGGACCGGCGGTGCGGCGTCAGGCCCCGGGCGCGAACCGCCGCCCCTCCGGTTCTTCCTGTTCGGGTTCTCGGGTGTTCGCAACGCGGGGGCCGACGCCCGGATGGAGGAGGCGGTCCGCCAGGTCCTGCACCTCTTCGGCCGGGAGAACACCGAGGTGGTCTCGCTGCTGAGCACCCGCAAGCCCGGGGGCATGTTCACCCGGTCGGGGATCGAGCTGACCAGGGGATACTTCGAGGGGTCCCGCCGGGTGACCGCGGACTGCCGGATGGACCGTTTCATTCTGAAGATGGCCTGCACCCATCACGTCAACATGGTGGTGGAAGGGGCCGTGTTCAAGAGCAACCTCAGCAACGTTCTGACCCTGGCCTTCGCCGGGCTGCTCGGGGCCGCGGACCGGGCCGGCAGCCTTTCTCTCGCCTGGGGGGTGGAGGCCGGGCGGATGGACCCGGAGATCGCCTCCTTCGTCCAATGGGCCTGCCCGAAATCCCACTTGATCGTTCGGAATTCCTCCTCCATGGACATCCTCACGAAACTGGGATTGAATCCCGTTTTGGGGACCGATTGCGCCTGGACCTTCCACCCGCGCCCGCCGTCATTCGGCGAAAACGTGCTCCGGAAGGCCGGGTGGGACGGGAGCACGCCCGTCCTGGCCGTCTGCCCCGTCAACCCTTACTGGGTCCCCTCGTCCAGCAGTCCGGGGAAGTGGGTGGTGAACGCCCTCACGGGGCGCTATCGGTACGCGCATCGCGGTGGGATGACCTTTCACCGGACCGGGGCCGACGTTGAGGCGAAACACCGGCGTTACCTGGACGCCATCGCCGGGGCCGTCCGGGCCCACCGGCAGGCACACCCCTGTTTTCCGGTCCTGGTGGGCACCTCGCTCATCGACGACCGGTCTTGCCGGATGCTTTCGGAGCGGCTTGGAGCGGCGCCGGTTTTCAGCGCCGAGGCGTACGACATGTTCGAGACCGTGTCCCTGCTCCGATGCGCGTCGCGGATCGTCACGTCGCGGTTTCACGCCGGGGTCCTCGCCATGCCGCAGGGGGTTCCCTTCGCCGCCGTCACCCTGGACGAGCGGCTCCGGAACCTGCTGGCGGGCTTCGGGCGGGAGGACCTGGCCATCGACTGCGGGGACGTCGATCTGGAGGAAAAGCTCGTGGTCCGCCTCCGCTCCCTGGTCGATGACGGGGAGCCCCTCCGGGCGGCACAGCGGGACCACGTCCGGGAGCAACTCCGGGAGATGGGGCGGATGGGCCAGTACCTCGCCCGGGTCGTGAAGGAGCGCTGGCCGTCCTTCCCCATGCCCGCCCGGGGCGAGGCCTGGGAAGAGTACCTCCCCCTGACCGACCCCGTCCTCCGGCGGCTCCTGGAGGAGAGCGCCGGCAGCCCGCCGCCTCCCCCGTCCCCGCCGCGCGCCTGA